Proteins encoded in a region of the Pieris napi chromosome 5, ilPieNapi1.2, whole genome shotgun sequence genome:
- the LOC125049928 gene encoding G protein-activated inward rectifier potassium channel 3-like isoform X3, protein MEPSTSTYEMEIKKDIENVKSKPVLSAGKIFYKPGVIEEETDETSVFESSVVESPMLGFSASGLLRQHSIHPVSSLHRIPTYSSSIGQSTIYRVDSCRNRSHRHGLSRRSRRRAILKNGECNILKSRLSQRRLRFLQDMFTTFVDAQWRWTLLLFTLSFIVSWLIFALIWWLIAFTHGDLEPDHLPEMQESSNWKPCVLGIYGFTSCFLFSIETQHTIGYGARTTTEECPEAIFIMCFQSIVGVTIQAFTVGIVFAKMTRPKQRTQTLLFSKHAVICQRDGELCLMFRVGDMRKSHIIGASVRAQLIRSRTTKEGEVLSHYQTELELNADGCDSNLFFIWPITMVHKINADSPFYGVSAADILQEKFEIVVVLEGTIESTGQTTQARSSYTASELMWGHRFVPLVTYNRERQGYEVDYSKFEDTMQVDTPLCSAKELDEFYGSQADHRSIESTEAMVLKLPERPKEPRTPEPKAVQKDGDFTVTL, encoded by the exons ATGGAACCTTCTACATCAACCTATGagatggaaataaaaaaagatatcGAAAATGTTAAATCGAAGCCAGTACTCTCTGctggtaaaatattttacaaaccaGGTGTTATTGAGGAGGAAACGGATGAGACGAGCGTATTTGAGAGTTCTGTGGTAGAATCGCCGATGCTTGGGTTCAGTGCGAGTGGTCTACTACGACAGCATTCAATACACCCAGTAAGCAGTCTTCATAGAATACCAACATACAGCAGTTCTATAGGACAAAGCACGATTTACAGAGTGGACAGTTGTAG gaATCGCTCGCACAGACATGGTCTTTCTAGAAGATCTAGACGACGAGCTATACTTAAAAATGGCGAGTGCAACATTCTCAAGTCGCGCCTCAGCCAGCGAAGATTGCGCTTCCTGCAAGATATGTTTACGACTTTTGTGGACGCCCAATGGAGATGGACATTACTACTGTTTACACTCTCTTTCATAGTATCCTGGTTAATATTTGCTCTAATATGGTGGCTGATTGCGTTTACACATGGAGATCTCGAGCCGGACCACCTACCAGAGATGCAAGAGTCATCGAACTGGAAGCCCTGTGTCTTGGGAATATATGGATTTACATCGTGTTTCCTATTCAGTATAGAAACTCAACATACGATTGGGTACGGTGCGCGTACAACTACAGAAGAGTGTCCGGAAGCGATTTTCATAATGTGTTTCCAAAGTATAGTGGGTGTGACAATTCAAGCTTTTACGGTCGGTATAGTGTTTGCTAAAATGACGAGACCGAAGCAGAGAACACAAACACTGCTATTTTCGAAACACGCTGTAATATGTCAGCGGGATGGTGAACTATGTCTTATGTTCCGCGTGGGAGACATGAGGAAGTCGCACATAATCGGAGCTAGCGTGAGAGCGCAACTTATTCGATCCAGAACTACCAAGGAAGGGGAAGTGCTATCCCATTATCAAACAGAGCTCGAATTGAACGCGGATGGATGTGACAGCAACCTATTTTTCATATGGCCTATCACTATGGTTCACAAAATAAACGCGGACAGCCCGTTCTATGGAGTCTCCGCTGCGGAtattcttcaagaaaagtttGAAATTGTGGTTGTTTTAGAAGGTACCATCGAGTCAACCGGGCAAACCACTCAGGCCCGGTCTAGTTATACGGCTAGTGAATTAATGTGGGGTCATAGATTTGTGCCTCTAGTGACATATAATCGTGAACGTCAGGGATATGAAGTAGATTATTCCAAATTCGAAGATACTATGCAAGTTGATACCCCATTGTGTTCGGCGAAAGAACTAGACGAATTTTATGGAAGTCAAGCGGACCACAGATCTATTG AGAGCACAGAAGCCATGGTCCTTAAACTGCCCGAACGACCGAAGGAACCAAGAACCCCAGAGCCAAAAGCCGTTCAAAAGGATGGAGACTTCACCGTCACATTATAA
- the LOC125049928 gene encoding G protein-activated inward rectifier potassium channel 3-like isoform X5: protein MRTDPESPASREESHLLPDEWLKVKTVPGNGNLSPGVYYPTGTKRFVDQRTPVPSPTNTIPNRSHRHGLSRRSRRRAILKNGECNILKSRLSQRRLRFLQDMFTTFVDAQWRWTLLLFTLSFIVSWLIFALIWWLIAFTHGDLEPDHLPEMQESSNWKPCVLGIYGFTSCFLFSIETQHTIGYGARTTTEECPEAIFIMCFQSIVGVTIQAFTVGIVFAKMTRPKQRTQTLLFSKHAVICQRDGELCLMFRVGDMRKSHIIGASVRAQLIRSRTTKEGEVLSHYQTELELNADGCDSNLFFIWPITMVHKINADSPFYGVSAADILQEKFEIVVVLEGTIESTGQTTQARSSYTASELMWGHRFVPLVTYNRERQGYEVDYSKFEDTMQVDTPLCSAKELDEFYGSQADHRSIESTEAMVLKLPERPKEPRTPEPKAVQKDGDFTVTL, encoded by the exons ATGCGAACCGACCCCGAGTCACCTGCCAGTCGCGAGGAGTCTCATCTCCTTCCTGACGAATGGCTTAAAGTCAAAACCGTCCCCGGGAACGGAAACCTTTCCCCGGGCGTCTACTACCCCACCGGCACCAAGAGGTTCGTCGATCAGCGAACACCTGTGCCGTCTCCGACGAATACCATCCC gaATCGCTCGCACAGACATGGTCTTTCTAGAAGATCTAGACGACGAGCTATACTTAAAAATGGCGAGTGCAACATTCTCAAGTCGCGCCTCAGCCAGCGAAGATTGCGCTTCCTGCAAGATATGTTTACGACTTTTGTGGACGCCCAATGGAGATGGACATTACTACTGTTTACACTCTCTTTCATAGTATCCTGGTTAATATTTGCTCTAATATGGTGGCTGATTGCGTTTACACATGGAGATCTCGAGCCGGACCACCTACCAGAGATGCAAGAGTCATCGAACTGGAAGCCCTGTGTCTTGGGAATATATGGATTTACATCGTGTTTCCTATTCAGTATAGAAACTCAACATACGATTGGGTACGGTGCGCGTACAACTACAGAAGAGTGTCCGGAAGCGATTTTCATAATGTGTTTCCAAAGTATAGTGGGTGTGACAATTCAAGCTTTTACGGTCGGTATAGTGTTTGCTAAAATGACGAGACCGAAGCAGAGAACACAAACACTGCTATTTTCGAAACACGCTGTAATATGTCAGCGGGATGGTGAACTATGTCTTATGTTCCGCGTGGGAGACATGAGGAAGTCGCACATAATCGGAGCTAGCGTGAGAGCGCAACTTATTCGATCCAGAACTACCAAGGAAGGGGAAGTGCTATCCCATTATCAAACAGAGCTCGAATTGAACGCGGATGGATGTGACAGCAACCTATTTTTCATATGGCCTATCACTATGGTTCACAAAATAAACGCGGACAGCCCGTTCTATGGAGTCTCCGCTGCGGAtattcttcaagaaaagtttGAAATTGTGGTTGTTTTAGAAGGTACCATCGAGTCAACCGGGCAAACCACTCAGGCCCGGTCTAGTTATACGGCTAGTGAATTAATGTGGGGTCATAGATTTGTGCCTCTAGTGACATATAATCGTGAACGTCAGGGATATGAAGTAGATTATTCCAAATTCGAAGATACTATGCAAGTTGATACCCCATTGTGTTCGGCGAAAGAACTAGACGAATTTTATGGAAGTCAAGCGGACCACAGATCTATTG AGAGCACAGAAGCCATGGTCCTTAAACTGCCCGAACGACCGAAGGAACCAAGAACCCCAGAGCCAAAAGCCGTTCAAAAGGATGGAGACTTCACCGTCACATTATAA
- the LOC125049928 gene encoding G protein-activated inward rectifier potassium channel 3-like isoform X6 has protein sequence MRTDPESPASREESHLLPDEWLKVKTVPGNGNLSPGVYYPTGTKRNRSHRHGLSRRSRRRAILKNGECNILKSRLSQRRLRFLQDMFTTFVDAQWRWTLLLFTLSFIVSWLIFALIWWLIAFTHGDLEPDHLPEMQESSNWKPCVLGIYGFTSCFLFSIETQHTIGYGARTTTEECPEAIFIMCFQSIVGVTIQAFTVGIVFAKMTRPKQRTQTLLFSKHAVICQRDGELCLMFRVGDMRKSHIIGASVRAQLIRSRTTKEGEVLSHYQTELELNADGCDSNLFFIWPITMVHKINADSPFYGVSAADILQEKFEIVVVLEGTIESTGQTTQARSSYTASELMWGHRFVPLVTYNRERQGYEVDYSKFEDTMQVDTPLCSAKELDEFYGSQADHRSIESTEAMVLKLPERPKEPRTPEPKAVQKDGDFTVTL, from the exons ATGCGAACCGACCCCGAGTCACCTGCCAGTCGCGAGGAGTCTCATCTCCTTCCTGACGAATGGCTTAAAGTCAAAACCGTCCCCGGGAACGGAAACCTTTCCCCGGGCGTCTACTACCCCACCGGCACCAAGAG gaATCGCTCGCACAGACATGGTCTTTCTAGAAGATCTAGACGACGAGCTATACTTAAAAATGGCGAGTGCAACATTCTCAAGTCGCGCCTCAGCCAGCGAAGATTGCGCTTCCTGCAAGATATGTTTACGACTTTTGTGGACGCCCAATGGAGATGGACATTACTACTGTTTACACTCTCTTTCATAGTATCCTGGTTAATATTTGCTCTAATATGGTGGCTGATTGCGTTTACACATGGAGATCTCGAGCCGGACCACCTACCAGAGATGCAAGAGTCATCGAACTGGAAGCCCTGTGTCTTGGGAATATATGGATTTACATCGTGTTTCCTATTCAGTATAGAAACTCAACATACGATTGGGTACGGTGCGCGTACAACTACAGAAGAGTGTCCGGAAGCGATTTTCATAATGTGTTTCCAAAGTATAGTGGGTGTGACAATTCAAGCTTTTACGGTCGGTATAGTGTTTGCTAAAATGACGAGACCGAAGCAGAGAACACAAACACTGCTATTTTCGAAACACGCTGTAATATGTCAGCGGGATGGTGAACTATGTCTTATGTTCCGCGTGGGAGACATGAGGAAGTCGCACATAATCGGAGCTAGCGTGAGAGCGCAACTTATTCGATCCAGAACTACCAAGGAAGGGGAAGTGCTATCCCATTATCAAACAGAGCTCGAATTGAACGCGGATGGATGTGACAGCAACCTATTTTTCATATGGCCTATCACTATGGTTCACAAAATAAACGCGGACAGCCCGTTCTATGGAGTCTCCGCTGCGGAtattcttcaagaaaagtttGAAATTGTGGTTGTTTTAGAAGGTACCATCGAGTCAACCGGGCAAACCACTCAGGCCCGGTCTAGTTATACGGCTAGTGAATTAATGTGGGGTCATAGATTTGTGCCTCTAGTGACATATAATCGTGAACGTCAGGGATATGAAGTAGATTATTCCAAATTCGAAGATACTATGCAAGTTGATACCCCATTGTGTTCGGCGAAAGAACTAGACGAATTTTATGGAAGTCAAGCGGACCACAGATCTATTG AGAGCACAGAAGCCATGGTCCTTAAACTGCCCGAACGACCGAAGGAACCAAGAACCCCAGAGCCAAAAGCCGTTCAAAAGGATGGAGACTTCACCGTCACATTATAA
- the LOC125049930 gene encoding inward rectifier potassium channel 2-like, which produces MGLYTKECDTIEDVPHTLCNCCRHIQRRRSQRARLQERVVFKSGDLNIDNSGEKKIRLFNDIVKVFIEARWRLTILYCVIACVLTWFVFAAIWWMILYLHGDLESDHLPHASNLTEWRPCVREIYNFTSIFLFSIEVQTSIGYGSRAITLECPEAMFTMCIESITGKIIQSLIIGIVFAKLTKPKNRAQTLMFSKYAIINQRDGNLCMMFRVGNTRKSRIIASNINAYLIKYVADGIDLLNYHQIKLDLKVDASDDVLFIFPLTAVHKIDQRSPFFNVSAKELLKCNVEILVVFEGTIESTGQPVQTKSSYISNEILWGRRYMEPYYYKKSKQGFVIDFSKFDETYRVNTPLCTAKELFTYYKNRSLRRLH; this is translated from the exons ATGGGTCTGTACACAAAAGAATGCGACACTATTGAAGATGTGCCTCACACACTTTGCAATTGTTGCAG ACACATCCAAAGAAGACGGTCACAACGAGCTAGGTTGCAAGAACGTGTTGTATTTAAATCGGGTGACTTGAACATTGATAATTcaggtgaaaaaaaaattcgacTGTTCAATGACATAGTCAAAGTTTTTATAGAGGCACGCTGGAGATTGACAATTCTATATTGCGTTATAGCTTGTGTATTAACTTGGTTCGTGTTTGCTGCCATCTGGTGGATGATTCTGTACCTTCATGGTGATCTCGAGAGCGATCATTTGCCCCATGCCTCAAATTTAACAGAATGGAGACCTTGCGTAAGagaaatttataactttacgTCCATATTCTTATTCAGCATAGAAGTCCAAACGAGCATAGGCTATGGTTCCAGAGCAATCACCCTGGAATGCCCCGAAGCAATGTTCACAATGTGTATTGAAAGCATAACAGGAAAAATAATACAGTCACTTATTATTGGCATAGTATTTGCTAAGTTAACGAAACCAAAAAATCGCGCGCAGACTCTGATGTTTTCAAAATACGCTATCATTAACCAAAGAGATGGGAACCTCTGCATGATGTTCAGAGTAGGTAACACTAGGAAATCGCGAATAATAGCTTCAAATATCAATGCTTATCTGATAAAATATGTAGCTGATGGCATTGACCTACTAAATTACCATCAGATAAAGTTGGACCTAAAAGTCGACGCATCCGATGACGTATTGTTCATATTTCCCCTAACTGCCGTACATAAAATTGACCAACGAAGTCCATTCTTCAACGTTTCAGCTAAGGAATTACTTAAATGTAATGTAGAAATACTTGTCGTGTTTGAAGGAACAATTGAGTCAACGGGCCAACCGGTTCAAACTAAATCAAGTTACATTAGCAATGAAATACTTTGGGGAAGACGGTATATGGAGccttattattacaaaaaaagtaAACAGGGATTTGTgatagatttttcaaaatttgatGAAACATATCGCGTCAATACTCCGCTATGCACCGCTAAGGaactttttacttattataaaaataggtcGTTGAGAAgacttcattaa